Proteins encoded in a region of the Triticum dicoccoides isolate Atlit2015 ecotype Zavitan chromosome 3A, WEW_v2.0, whole genome shotgun sequence genome:
- the LOC119273115 gene encoding uncharacterized protein LOC119273115, with protein sequence MAKWGKRRTRTSPPAAALPSTTTISANPASSSPYFLPDLIPLVASRLTTLEDFFALRAACRAYRARLPLSSSNLASQGPLLLVRHKASDSEALFHVPLRRILRFRLPCARRSPILACLRWLFPARVAPGDPSPTSFHSFGCRVAIQDASRLDLRIRHLLTGKRAGARHPGPPEECDAVIFSGDLIIAFTPWRPEIYYCRTGDAYWRAAWCDVGYQLYSLISVKGKLYALTYPNYGLATVELDNNSAVLSFLEDKLSAQTVLNCSTLWLAECHGELLLVVRTSTYHVFRWKSPERKWARTESLGGCSLFFNIHEFAGSLGPDHPAVRRDCLYFTGWSGNWSEYSLVDGSLHENVVDYPGQAARKNYVPLAWVLPSIC encoded by the coding sequence ATGGCGAAGTGGGGGAAGCGCCGGACGAggacctcgccgccggccgccgccctcccctccaccaccaccatctccgCAAACCCCGCCTCGTCCTCGCCGTACTTCCTACCGGACCTGATCCCGCTGGTCGCGAGCCGGCTGACGACCCTGGAGGACTTCTTCGCCCTCCGCGCCGCCTGCCGCGCCTACCGGGCTCGCCTCCCGCTGTCGTCGTCCAACCTCGCCTCCCAGGGCCCGCTCCTCCTCGTCCGCCACAAGGCCTCTGACTCGGAGGCTCTCTTCCACGTCCCCCTCCGCCGCATCCTCCGCTTCCGCCTCCCTTGCGCCCGCCGGAGCCCCATCCTCGCCTGTCTCCGCTGGCTCTTCCCTGCCCGCGTCGCCCCTGGGGACCCTAGCCCCACCTCCTTCCACTCCTTCGGCTGCCGCGTCGCCATCCAAGACGCCAGCCGCCTCGACCTCCGCATCCGCCACCTACTCACAGGCAAGCGAGCCGGAGCCCGCCACCCTGGCCCGCCAGAAGAGTGTGACGCAGTTATCTTTTCCGGCGACCTCATCATTGCATTCACGCCATGGCGGCCTGAGATCTACTACTGCCGCACCGGGGATGCTTACTGGCGAGCGGCTTGGTGCGATGTAGGCTACCAGCTTTACAGTCTGATCTCCGTGAAAGGCAAGCTCTATGCGCTGACTTACCCGAATTACGGCCTTGCTACCGTCGAGCTTGACAACAATTCGGCAGTGTTATCGTTTCTTGAGGATAAACTGAGTGCGCAGACAGTTCTGAATTGTTCGACTTTATGGCTCGCAGAGTGCCACGGTGAGCTATTGCTCGTTGTCAGAACCTCTACGTACCATGTTTTCCGGTGGAAGTCTCCGGAGAGGAAATGGGCGAGGACCGAAAGCCTTGGTGGTTGTAGCTTGTTCTTCAATATTCATGAGTTTGCGGGTTCCCTTGGTCCAGATCATCCAGCAGTTCGAAGGGACTGCTTATATTTTACTGGGTGGTCTGGGAACTGGAGTGAGTATTCTTTGGTTGATGGATCTTTGCATGAGAATGTTGTCGACTACCCTGGGCAAGCAGCAAGGAAGAATTATGTACCACTGGCATGGGTCCTTCCAAGCATTTGCTGA
- the LOC119273471 gene encoding glutathione transferase GST 23-like: MEMPCEQPAVKLIGWLSPYVHRAEVALRLKGVPYDLLHDDMASKSDLLLAHNPVHKKVPVLLHGHRSIAESLVIVEYVDEAFPAGPPLLPSDPLARANARFWARFLDDKCWKALWVALWAEPGEAQAAAAREAKEGLALLEAQLPEGKRFFGGDAIGLLDIAASGLARWLGVFEEMAGVRLLTEEEHPALCRWARAYAADQTAQQCLPDRDLVLAVLTPRRDMFVSTAKAMAAHK, encoded by the exons ATGGAGATGCCTTGTGAACAGCCGGCGGTCAAGCTCATCGGCTGGCTCAGCCCGTACGTGCACCGCGCCGAGGTGGCGCTGCGCCTCAAGGGCGTCCCCTACGACCTCCTCCACGACGACATGGCCAGCAAGAGCGACCTGCTGCTCGCCCACAACCCCGTCCACAAGAaggtccccgtcctcctccacggCCACCGCTCCATCGCCGAATCTCTCGTCATCGTCGAGTACGTCGACGAGGCCTTCCCCGCCGGCCCGCCGCTGCTCCCCTCTGACCCGCTCGCCCGCGCCAACGCCCGCTTCTGGGCCCGCTTCCTCGACGACAAG TGCTGGAAGGCCCTGTGGGTGGCGCTCTGGGCGGAGCCCGGcgaggcgcaggcggcggcggcgagggaggccaAGGAGGGCCTGGCGCTGCTGGAGGCGCAGCTGCCGGAGGGGAAGCGCTTCTTCGGCGGCGACGCCATCGGCCTCCTCGATATCGCCGCCAGCGGGCTGGCACGGTGGCTGGGGGTGTTCGAGGAGATGGCCGGGGTGCGGCTGCTCACCGAGGAGGAGCACCCGGCGCTGTGCCGGTGGGCGAGGGCGTACGCGGCGGACCAGACCGCGCAGCAGTGCCTGCCCGACAGGGACCTCGTGCTCGCCGTCCTGACGCCCAGGAGGGACATGTTCGTGTCCACGGCCAAGGCCATGGCCGCGCACAAGTAG